In Gordonia crocea, the following are encoded in one genomic region:
- a CDS encoding MspA family porin — protein MTSMGRRSRGALSVAAAVMAAGMLVAGPAQARVEGGDSVVDGKKRKIAALVSDTRVESVVPIDSNPTSRQWRYSGKSTLRITGGDEDEDGAKVEDWGGTVTFGFLIGYPATLTGSIGVSYSTPNITWWVPLEPSQQEIRGPYINWNMLPTVTGNLAVGFGPGVRAVDATTGQAKGAGGVLRVKNFHGAVTGVLGQVTIQPYIRVWSNEGDTIMVYGRKHLL, from the coding sequence ATGACGTCCATGGGACGAAGAAGTCGGGGGGCGCTGAGCGTTGCCGCTGCGGTAATGGCCGCTGGAATGCTGGTGGCGGGCCCGGCCCAGGCGAGGGTAGAGGGCGGCGACTCGGTGGTGGACGGGAAGAAGCGCAAGATCGCGGCCTTAGTGTCAGACACCCGGGTCGAATCGGTGGTACCGATCGACTCCAACCCGACGTCGCGACAGTGGCGGTACTCGGGCAAATCGACGTTGCGCATCACCGGCGGGGACGAGGACGAGGATGGCGCGAAGGTGGAGGATTGGGGCGGCACAGTGACCTTTGGCTTCCTGATCGGTTATCCGGCAACGCTGACCGGGTCGATTGGCGTGAGCTACTCGACCCCCAACATCACCTGGTGGGTGCCGCTGGAGCCCAGCCAGCAGGAGATCCGGGGACCGTATATCAACTGGAACATGCTTCCCACTGTCACTGGGAACCTCGCAGTCGGATTTGGTCCCGGAGTCCGGGCAGTAGATGCGACCACCGGCCAAGCCAAAGGGGCCGGGGGCGTGTTGCGGGTCAAGAACTTTCACGGTGCGGTCACCGGGGTACTCGGGCAGGTGACAATCCAGCCCTATATCCGGGTATGGAGCAATGAAGGCGACACCATCATGGTCTACGGGCGGAAGCATCTGTTGTGA
- a CDS encoding ABC transporter ATP-binding protein: MTSDDAGRWRRSQPARNQRPPTVATRAVSVDIDGVSIIADVDIAIPAGSLTAIVGPNGSGKSTLLRALYRACRPSRGTALIGAADVWQMPVRDSARLRAVVTQHHGETADFTVREIVSMGRTPHKRPLEGDTRHDRDIVDAALNRVDMAGFVDRYFQDLSGGERQRVLLARALAQQSPLIILDEPTNHLDVHAQIGLLDILADLEATIVVAVHDLNHALAYSDNVVVMCNGKVVAAGPPETVITPTLLADVFRIEARISRNPLTGDHYVVYGRCR; this comes from the coding sequence GTGACCAGCGACGACGCGGGCCGTTGGCGCCGCTCGCAACCGGCGAGGAATCAGCGACCACCCACCGTTGCCACCAGGGCGGTTTCGGTCGATATTGACGGTGTTTCGATCATCGCCGACGTTGATATCGCCATTCCAGCGGGCAGCCTTACCGCGATCGTCGGTCCAAACGGATCGGGCAAGTCGACTCTGCTGCGGGCGCTCTACCGTGCCTGCCGACCCTCTCGTGGAACTGCCCTGATCGGCGCTGCGGATGTCTGGCAGATGCCGGTACGTGACAGTGCGCGGCTACGAGCAGTGGTGACGCAGCATCACGGGGAGACGGCCGACTTCACGGTGCGCGAGATTGTGTCGATGGGGCGCACACCGCACAAGAGACCGTTGGAAGGCGATACCCGCCACGACCGGGACATCGTTGACGCGGCGCTGAACCGGGTAGATATGGCCGGGTTCGTCGACCGATACTTTCAGGACTTGTCGGGCGGAGAACGGCAGCGAGTGCTGTTGGCGCGGGCGCTAGCCCAACAATCGCCACTGATCATCCTGGACGAACCGACCAATCATCTCGACGTGCACGCCCAGATTGGCCTATTGGATATTCTCGCCGACCTCGAGGCCACCATCGTCGTCGCGGTCCACGACCTCAATCATGCATTGGCCTATTCCGACAACGTCGTGGTGATGTGCAACGGGAAGGTGGTCGCCGCCGGGCCGCCTGAGACAGTCATCACCCCGACCCTGCTCGCCGATGTCTTCCGCATCGAGGCCCGCATTTCGCGCAACCCGCTGACCGGCGACCACTACGTCGTTTACGGGCGCTGCCGGTAA
- a CDS encoding AMP-binding protein, which yields MTGAEGHDDQVVELPTLIDRLVHNASSRPDQVALIDARSSVTYRELWRRAQGAARVLSSAGVGAGDRVLHIGRDETTVYELLYGVALLGAVLVPVNWRLSEPEVDYIIDHSQAKLLVSAEARPGVSGAAITMTCDDFSARVAGAGSADWTAFPATADTPVVQMYTSGTTGFPKGVVLAHRSFFAVRDLLDRSGLDWIDWRDGDRSLIALGSFHIGGMWWAAQGLNAGITNIILPAFTPDAALSAIRRQRVSTTCMAPAMILMLLAEPGVVPADFASLRKVVYGGAPIGAELLERALATMGCDFGQIYGLTETGNTAVCLPPAAHRRPGAPLAAAGYPYPGIELQVRDSRGNVVSGGESGEVFVRTPARMVEYFRNPEATAQTLVDGWVRTGDAGYLDDDGLLYLHDRVKDLIIVAGENVYPAEVEKVINTHPAVSDSAVVGVPDQGVGESVHAVVVATEGADLTARDLMRFLATRLAGFKLPATVEFTSEIPRNPAGKTLRRVVRERYWVGRDRNIN from the coding sequence ATGACTGGTGCTGAAGGCCACGATGACCAGGTGGTCGAGCTCCCGACCTTGATCGATCGCCTGGTCCACAACGCCTCCTCTCGCCCTGATCAAGTGGCGCTCATCGATGCACGTTCGAGTGTGACCTACCGCGAGCTGTGGCGGCGGGCTCAGGGGGCGGCGCGGGTGCTGTCTTCGGCGGGCGTGGGTGCCGGCGATCGCGTGCTCCACATCGGCAGAGACGAGACAACCGTCTATGAACTCTTGTACGGGGTAGCCCTGCTAGGCGCGGTCCTCGTTCCGGTGAACTGGCGGCTCAGCGAGCCCGAGGTCGACTACATCATCGACCACTCGCAGGCGAAGCTGCTGGTCAGTGCCGAGGCTAGGCCCGGGGTATCCGGCGCGGCAATAACGATGACATGCGATGACTTTTCCGCTCGCGTCGCGGGGGCGGGCAGCGCAGACTGGACGGCCTTTCCCGCAACCGCCGACACGCCGGTCGTGCAGATGTACACCAGCGGGACTACCGGCTTCCCCAAGGGAGTGGTCCTGGCCCATCGCAGCTTCTTCGCGGTCCGGGACCTGCTCGACAGGTCCGGGCTGGACTGGATCGACTGGCGCGACGGGGATCGCAGCCTCATCGCCTTGGGGTCCTTTCATATCGGCGGCATGTGGTGGGCAGCCCAAGGACTCAACGCCGGAATCACCAACATCATCCTCCCCGCCTTCACCCCGGACGCGGCCTTGAGCGCTATTCGTCGACAGCGGGTCAGCACCACCTGCATGGCACCGGCGATGATTCTCATGCTGCTCGCCGAGCCTGGAGTCGTGCCCGCCGATTTCGCCTCGCTGCGCAAAGTTGTCTATGGGGGTGCGCCGATCGGAGCAGAACTACTCGAGCGGGCCCTCGCCACGATGGGCTGCGACTTCGGTCAGATCTACGGGTTGACCGAGACCGGCAACACGGCCGTGTGCCTGCCGCCAGCGGCGCACCGCCGCCCCGGCGCGCCACTGGCAGCAGCTGGGTACCCCTACCCGGGGATAGAACTGCAGGTCCGCGACAGCCGAGGAAATGTTGTGTCCGGTGGTGAGTCGGGGGAGGTGTTCGTGCGGACTCCGGCACGAATGGTCGAGTACTTCCGAAATCCTGAGGCGACCGCGCAGACACTTGTTGACGGATGGGTTCGGACCGGCGACGCGGGCTATCTCGATGATGACGGACTGCTCTACCTGCACGACCGAGTGAAAGACCTCATCATCGTCGCCGGCGAGAACGTCTATCCCGCGGAAGTGGAGAAGGTGATCAACACCCATCCTGCGGTGAGCGATTCGGCGGTCGTCGGCGTCCCAGATCAAGGTGTTGGTGAGAGCGTCCACGCAGTTGTGGTCGCAACGGAGGGCGCCGACCTCACTGCGCGAGATTTGATGCGGTTCCTCGCCACCCGGCTAGCCGGGTTCAAGCTGCCGGCAACGGTCGAGTTCACGTCGGAGATCCCGCGGAACCCGGCCGGAAAGACTCTGCGCCGGGTTGTACGGGAACGCTACTGGGTCGGGCGGGACCGAAATATCAACTGA
- a CDS encoding beta-ketoacyl-ACP synthase III has protein sequence MAVIDGVGGYLPPGVITNADLGAELDTSDEWIRRRTGIGARRWVADERIATSDLAVLAARRAIAARGDAQAPLGAVIVATMSPDRRSPATAPVVADKLGLQPVAAFDVGAACGGFVYALAVASSFVQSSLAEAVVVVGAECMSRVIDRTDRATAVLFGDGAGAVVVRRARSGDVGRIHCFDLGSDGANVDLITQKGGGSLIPEPVETSEKWLQVQGRATYRHAVARMSASATAVLERAGWQVAEIDVVVPHQANARIIDAVATNLGLPAAALVKTLHRMGNTSAASIPLALAHCAATGALAPTQRVLLTALGGGLAWGSAAVTWEHSGQVIDPLLGCADESTGTSAGKSPGELENR, from the coding sequence GTGGCAGTGATCGACGGTGTGGGTGGCTACCTCCCACCCGGCGTGATCACCAATGCTGACCTCGGTGCGGAACTTGACACTTCCGACGAATGGATTCGCAGGCGTACCGGCATCGGCGCTCGGCGGTGGGTCGCGGACGAACGAATCGCCACCAGTGACCTGGCGGTACTCGCCGCTCGCCGGGCCATCGCTGCTCGAGGTGATGCGCAGGCACCGCTGGGCGCGGTGATTGTGGCGACGATGAGCCCAGACCGCCGAAGCCCGGCCACTGCCCCGGTGGTCGCCGACAAGCTGGGTCTGCAACCGGTGGCAGCCTTCGACGTTGGCGCCGCGTGCGGTGGCTTCGTCTATGCCCTTGCCGTCGCCTCGTCATTCGTGCAGAGCTCGTTGGCAGAGGCCGTCGTGGTGGTCGGTGCCGAGTGTATGTCTCGAGTGATCGACCGGACCGACCGGGCGACCGCCGTGCTCTTCGGGGATGGTGCGGGCGCCGTCGTGGTGCGGCGGGCGCGCTCGGGCGACGTCGGCAGAATCCACTGCTTCGATCTCGGTTCAGACGGCGCCAATGTTGATCTCATCACCCAAAAAGGTGGCGGTTCGCTGATACCGGAGCCGGTTGAAACGTCGGAGAAATGGCTACAGGTACAAGGGCGGGCGACCTACCGGCACGCCGTCGCTCGGATGAGTGCGTCAGCAACGGCGGTCCTCGAGCGAGCCGGTTGGCAGGTGGCTGAGATTGATGTGGTGGTGCCGCACCAGGCTAATGCCCGGATCATTGATGCGGTTGCCACGAATCTCGGCTTGCCGGCGGCCGCGCTGGTCAAGACCCTTCATCGGATGGGCAATACCAGCGCTGCGAGTATTCCGTTGGCATTGGCGCACTGTGCGGCGACCGGAGCACTTGCCCCGACTCAACGGGTCCTACTGACCGCTTTGGGCGGTGGGCTGGCGTGGGGCTCGGCCGCCGTCACGTGGGAGCATTCGGGCCAGGTCATCGACCCGTTGCTTGGTTGCGCTGACGAATCCACCGGCACATCAGCAGGTAAGAGTCCAGGAGAACTGGAGAACCGATGA
- a CDS encoding acyl carrier protein → MTEAVIGDIDVVYAEVQAVLIGEGLLADRLKPGARFDDLGVDSISVVTITERVEKRLGISVPDDTLEALQTVDELVDAVLAARAR, encoded by the coding sequence ATGACCGAAGCGGTTATTGGGGATATCGACGTCGTCTATGCGGAGGTGCAGGCGGTACTGATCGGCGAGGGGCTGCTGGCGGACCGGCTGAAACCGGGGGCGCGGTTCGACGACCTCGGCGTCGACTCGATTTCGGTGGTCACGATTACCGAGCGGGTCGAGAAGCGACTGGGGATCTCGGTTCCCGACGACACGTTGGAAGCACTGCAGACCGTCGACGAACTCGTCGACGCAGTTCTCGCGGCTCGGGCTCGATAG
- a CDS encoding glycosyltransferase family 2 protein, with protein sequence MICCHDSRRWEAIQRCLAAVTAQRREGDEVIVVVDRNPDLYARLKSASGGVRVVLGGDTGGLSAARNTGLQNAASTIVAFVDDDAVPAGGWLDAIAKSFADPQVMMVGGEIFPQWPGGSRPTWLPLPFDWVVGCDYQGMPPVGAPVRNPIGANMAVRRDLAIAAGGFHTGLGRAGENAAGAEETDLAIRMRQIWPAKEIMRIGGASVRHSISPLRCSRRYFIRRCIAEGRSKAMLGHRGGYRDSLSAERRYLRSALPRAVAADVVGLRRGDLNGLQRAIATIIGTGAAGLGWLTGLVSRPRGTDGAWGIGAEPTCVVDVDGSSGVPVRPIPELGHRAVDAVHLRVRLDGRQIASIRVPIGPAIPASTQIRTAVDGAVAGVGRRAYPTWPAVDQTVTAALCTLGRSPRLAATVQAILAEQTLVPAEVVVIDNDPRSGATRAALTAVADNPRLRIVEEPRRGLSCARNTALAAARGDIVVFTDDDAEPEPDWLERLAAVFAADTDGDVTCVTGAVIPAELGRAIFRWFERAARFDRGLDPMVWHPGVSRSLDWLRRWEPTAKEGARGLAYPIAGSEFGSGNNMAFRRARIIELGGFDELLGAGTSTRGGEDLDAFRRVNLAGDAIVYQPAAIVRHHHRDNRAALRRQLYGYGTGMSASVCRHLVRGPNEAVGVAQALPGGLRLLFDPRSPKNAAKREGYPLALGVVEIVGYAAGPAHLTLSALRRATRQRAATTRHIGSERELPVSMDVQVAASVAEAGNAGSAVR encoded by the coding sequence GTGATCTGTTGCCACGACTCGCGGCGGTGGGAGGCGATCCAACGTTGCCTGGCGGCGGTGACAGCCCAGCGGCGCGAGGGCGACGAAGTCATTGTCGTCGTCGACCGAAATCCAGACCTGTATGCCCGCCTGAAGTCAGCCTCGGGTGGGGTCCGAGTTGTGCTCGGAGGTGACACCGGCGGGCTGTCCGCGGCACGAAACACCGGCCTGCAGAACGCGGCTTCGACGATTGTGGCTTTCGTCGATGACGACGCGGTTCCCGCTGGCGGTTGGCTGGACGCGATCGCAAAATCCTTCGCAGATCCACAGGTAATGATGGTCGGCGGTGAAATCTTTCCGCAGTGGCCAGGTGGCTCGCGACCGACATGGCTGCCGTTGCCCTTCGATTGGGTAGTTGGCTGCGACTATCAGGGAATGCCGCCGGTAGGGGCACCGGTCCGTAACCCAATCGGCGCGAACATGGCGGTGCGCCGAGACCTAGCCATCGCAGCGGGTGGATTCCATACCGGTTTGGGTCGGGCTGGGGAGAATGCTGCCGGCGCGGAGGAGACCGACCTCGCGATCAGGATGCGTCAGATTTGGCCAGCAAAAGAAATCATGCGCATCGGCGGCGCATCGGTCCGTCACTCGATCTCTCCGCTGCGGTGCAGCCGCCGCTACTTCATTCGGAGATGCATCGCGGAGGGACGTTCGAAAGCGATGCTCGGCCATCGGGGCGGGTATCGCGACTCCCTGTCAGCCGAACGTCGGTATCTGCGCTCAGCACTACCGCGGGCCGTTGCGGCCGACGTTGTCGGACTTCGTCGCGGGGACCTCAATGGGTTGCAGCGGGCTATCGCGACCATTATCGGGACCGGGGCGGCCGGATTGGGCTGGCTAACCGGGTTGGTGTCGCGGCCGCGCGGCACCGACGGTGCTTGGGGAATCGGCGCCGAGCCTACCTGCGTGGTCGATGTCGACGGTAGCAGCGGTGTGCCGGTCCGGCCGATCCCCGAACTGGGTCATCGGGCTGTCGACGCCGTCCACCTTCGGGTTCGTCTCGACGGACGCCAGATCGCCAGCATCCGAGTGCCGATCGGGCCGGCGATCCCGGCCAGTACGCAGATCAGGACCGCTGTCGACGGGGCAGTGGCCGGGGTCGGCCGACGCGCATATCCGACCTGGCCGGCAGTTGATCAGACGGTGACTGCCGCACTGTGCACCCTCGGGCGCAGTCCCAGGTTGGCCGCCACCGTGCAGGCGATCCTTGCCGAGCAGACGCTGGTTCCCGCGGAAGTTGTTGTCATAGACAACGACCCGCGCTCGGGGGCGACGCGCGCCGCGCTGACGGCAGTGGCGGACAACCCGCGGTTGCGAATTGTCGAGGAGCCGCGACGCGGGTTGTCCTGTGCCCGCAATACTGCCTTGGCGGCGGCTCGCGGCGACATCGTCGTCTTCACCGACGACGACGCGGAACCCGAACCCGACTGGCTGGAACGCCTCGCGGCCGTCTTTGCCGCCGATACCGATGGTGACGTTACCTGCGTGACGGGGGCGGTCATTCCGGCTGAGCTGGGGCGGGCCATCTTCCGGTGGTTTGAGCGGGCGGCCCGCTTTGATCGGGGCCTGGACCCGATGGTGTGGCACCCCGGCGTTAGCCGATCACTGGATTGGCTGCGTCGGTGGGAGCCGACAGCCAAGGAAGGGGCCCGGGGGTTGGCCTATCCGATTGCCGGGAGTGAATTCGGCTCGGGAAACAATATGGCCTTTCGCAGGGCGCGAATCATCGAACTCGGCGGATTCGATGAATTGCTGGGCGCTGGGACCTCGACGCGCGGCGGGGAAGACCTCGATGCTTTCCGTCGTGTCAACCTCGCTGGTGACGCGATCGTGTATCAGCCAGCGGCGATCGTACGTCACCACCACCGGGACAATCGCGCGGCATTGCGTCGGCAGTTGTATGGGTACGGCACCGGGATGTCGGCCAGTGTGTGTCGACATTTGGTGCGGGGGCCCAACGAAGCTGTCGGCGTCGCGCAAGCATTGCCCGGCGGTCTGCGGCTGCTGTTCGATCCGCGGTCGCCGAAGAACGCCGCTAAACGCGAGGGATATCCCCTCGCGCTGGGGGTCGTGGAGATCGTCGGCTACGCGGCCGGTCCGGCCCACTTGACGCTCTCGGCGCTACGCCGGGCGACCCGGCAGCGTGCGGCGACAACAAGACATATCGGCTCGGAGCGAGAGTTGCCCGTGTCGATGGACGTGCAGGTTGCAGCGTCTGTTGCCGAGGCCGGAAATGCCGGCTCGGCGGTGAGGTAA
- a CDS encoding lipopolysaccharide biosynthesis protein, whose amino-acid sequence MPPGRGDGGGLLADSSALVLAAAVNGAVGVVFWVVAAQLLNVADIGRATTVLIAATTLGTLSNLSLGLLFERHLATAGRWGRAAILRGQAIAATLAVLLAGAYTFIAPDLLLPTPATGLGFLVVTAILGAFALQDSVLIGLLRARWTALKNIIHAVAKLVLLVVLAPLIDGATVVVVAWVAPAAVAVAAILVAVAVRHRTLVPLTAVHGNSVRPQRLVSESISLLGIVAASAVLPLAIPLVVLQRQGLVSAGHFGVAWTLVTAAVLVVTMVGAPFVARVAANPELLPGLWRRQLMIVTGVSVIVATVVGIGAPVILSGLGGEYSRSTRLMLILVAVSLLAAVPERIFVAIARVRRRLGYAVAVQVGISTGVIVISWLGLPHYGLPAVGFGLLICESLAACIVAVPLWRQVRAAESASKDPGTTRRRVATTAATPPQLGVAE is encoded by the coding sequence GTGCCCCCGGGGAGAGGCGACGGCGGCGGACTGCTGGCCGACTCGTCGGCCCTGGTCCTAGCGGCCGCAGTCAACGGTGCTGTCGGTGTCGTCTTCTGGGTGGTGGCGGCGCAGCTGCTTAATGTCGCCGACATCGGGCGGGCGACGACGGTGCTGATCGCGGCCACCACTCTCGGGACGTTGTCGAATCTGAGCTTGGGCCTGCTGTTTGAGCGCCACTTGGCCACTGCCGGGCGCTGGGGGCGTGCGGCGATCCTGCGTGGGCAGGCGATAGCCGCAACGCTGGCGGTCCTGTTAGCCGGTGCGTATACCTTCATCGCGCCTGACCTGCTCCTGCCGACGCCGGCAACAGGTCTCGGTTTCCTTGTTGTCACTGCGATCCTGGGCGCATTCGCCCTGCAGGACTCGGTGTTGATTGGGTTGCTCCGCGCTCGCTGGACGGCGCTGAAGAACATCATCCATGCGGTGGCCAAGTTGGTTCTACTCGTCGTCCTCGCGCCGCTGATCGACGGGGCGACGGTTGTAGTCGTTGCTTGGGTAGCGCCAGCGGCCGTTGCGGTAGCGGCGATACTCGTGGCGGTGGCGGTGCGCCATCGGACGCTGGTTCCGTTGACTGCCGTGCACGGCAATTCGGTTCGGCCGCAGCGCCTCGTGTCAGAGTCGATCAGCCTGCTCGGCATCGTCGCGGCGAGTGCGGTACTCCCACTGGCGATCCCGTTGGTTGTGCTCCAGCGTCAGGGATTGGTTTCAGCAGGCCACTTCGGGGTGGCCTGGACGTTGGTGACCGCAGCGGTACTGGTGGTCACGATGGTCGGGGCGCCGTTCGTTGCCCGCGTCGCAGCCAACCCCGAGCTGCTGCCCGGGCTATGGCGGCGCCAACTGATGATCGTGACCGGGGTATCAGTCATCGTGGCGACCGTGGTGGGAATCGGTGCGCCGGTGATCTTGTCGGGCTTGGGCGGCGAGTATTCGAGGAGTACCCGCCTCATGCTGATCCTGGTGGCCGTGTCGCTGCTCGCGGCGGTACCCGAACGGATCTTCGTGGCGATCGCCCGGGTCCGCCGACGGTTGGGGTATGCCGTTGCCGTTCAGGTCGGTATTTCGACCGGAGTCATCGTCATCAGTTGGCTCGGTTTGCCGCATTACGGCCTGCCGGCAGTCGGCTTCGGATTGCTCATCTGTGAATCCTTAGCAGCCTGCATCGTCGCGGTCCCGTTGTGGCGGCAGGTGCGGGCCGCCGAGTCAGCGTCGAAGGATCCGGGAACTACGCGGCGCCGCGTCGCGACCACTGCTGCGACCCCACCACAATTGGGTGTAGCAGAATGA
- a CDS encoding glycosyltransferase family 2 protein: protein MVHTPGGPTVSIVVPVFNEERNLCHVLPLLPADAEVVVVDGGSSDDSLGVVARLRPDAVVVQQTRWGKGNALACGFAAATGDVIVMLDADGSADPREIDSFVAALTSGADFAKGTRFAPGGGSADITVIRRIGNWGLTVLTNLLFGMHFTDLCYGYNAFWRDVLPLLELPDHEPAGGEQQWGDGFEIETVINCRAATSGLVIREVPSHERHRLHGPSNLRAVSDGSRVLRTLLVEYRARDRSPQLTPAIRHFAEDGGRDTTPGSRAV, encoded by the coding sequence GTGGTGCACACTCCGGGCGGGCCGACGGTATCCATCGTGGTCCCCGTCTTCAACGAGGAGCGCAACCTCTGTCACGTTTTACCGCTCCTGCCCGCCGACGCCGAGGTGGTCGTGGTCGATGGCGGTTCGAGTGATGACTCGCTCGGGGTGGTCGCCAGGTTGCGTCCGGATGCGGTCGTTGTGCAGCAAACCCGATGGGGCAAAGGAAATGCTTTGGCCTGCGGTTTCGCCGCGGCGACCGGTGATGTCATCGTCATGCTTGACGCCGACGGATCGGCCGACCCGCGAGAGATTGACTCCTTTGTCGCGGCGTTGACCTCCGGTGCGGACTTTGCCAAAGGCACGCGTTTCGCACCCGGTGGCGGAAGTGCCGACATCACCGTGATCCGACGGATCGGGAACTGGGGTCTGACTGTGCTCACCAATCTGCTCTTTGGCATGCATTTCACCGACCTTTGCTATGGCTACAACGCGTTCTGGCGAGACGTGCTGCCGCTGCTTGAACTGCCCGATCACGAACCCGCAGGCGGCGAGCAGCAGTGGGGGGACGGCTTCGAGATCGAAACGGTGATCAACTGCCGGGCCGCCACGTCCGGGCTGGTTATCCGCGAGGTGCCCAGTCACGAGCGGCACCGGCTACATGGTCCGAGCAACTTGCGGGCTGTTAGCGACGGGAGTCGAGTCCTGCGCACCCTGTTGGTCGAATACCGCGCGCGGGACCGGTCGCCGCAGCTGACGCCAGCAATCCGGCACTTCGCCGAGGACGGTGGGCGCGACACAACCCCTGGCTCGCGGGCGGTCTAG
- a CDS encoding phosphopantetheine-binding protein — protein MLTRAQVLADIADAVFAEVDELSHDTDLVDLGMDSIKLAGLLERWRRAGALVRFADLAENTSVGAWLDFVAAE, from the coding sequence ATGCTGACCCGAGCGCAAGTCTTGGCTGATATTGCCGATGCAGTTTTTGCCGAGGTCGACGAACTCTCCCACGACACCGATCTCGTTGACCTAGGCATGGATTCCATCAAACTTGCTGGGCTGCTGGAGCGGTGGCGCCGGGCCGGGGCACTGGTGCGCTTCGCCGACCTGGCGGAGAACACGTCGGTTGGGGCCTGGCTGGATTTTGTGGCGGCCGAATGA